A genomic segment from Toxotes jaculatrix isolate fToxJac2 chromosome 6, fToxJac2.pri, whole genome shotgun sequence encodes:
- the sass6 gene encoding spindle assembly abnormal protein 6 homolog: MEELFSKVLQVNVRCRDCEERKANIRVTIELQLTTSPVHRRDLLVRLTDDLDPYFLFNLSISEEDFQSLKVQQGLLIDFASFPQKFIDLLNLCYSEQESDNPRFLLHLSCPSPALEGPANFSVVETNAFKHLNHLSLRLAQGSDKEVKDYLAVCLSSLKAEKQTLEMKLKKTEDDLSRQLSYAQQTLSEKTKELDKLRSEWTSQSSSLSSRHCQELQVEREKALELQSKLQQQNEQLRQDLESAHKKSSQQLHSRLTELEASCRELTERKYKNESVIRDLKIKLVSAEEECQRSKQQVLSLRKENSALDTEVHEKERLASQLQMRVAVVEQEIKDKDQLMRRTKEVLEATQQQKESVEENAESKELQIRKLEATVKSLSEELIKANGIIKKLQGEVRGLVGKIKVKNTVTVSQEKVLQETSEKLQNVEKDLQSAQQQLVTKDEQVTKLKEQWEMTVQKLNESKEVLKTNENVISWLNKQLNEKQLSRNPQSSEPLENPSVLSTTPGLKAQFYPQTGKPAVTLGTAAAEQRAVQPANRQMGDYAGLDSKYFERRDDSIPIYGLSSNLLHRELPQRTKPPVASAYFSA, from the exons ATGGAGGAACTCTTCAGTAAAGTGCTGCAAGTGAACGTCAGGTGCAGAGACTGTGAGGAAAG GAAAGCAAATATTCGTGTCACTATTGAGCTTCAGTTGACCACAAGTCCAGTGCACAGGAGG GATCTTCTAGTGAGACTAACAGATGATCTGGATCCGTATTTTCTCTTCAACCTCTCTATATCAGAGGAAGATTTCCAAAG TTTGAAAGTCCAGCAGGGGCTGCTGATCGACTTTGCATCGTTTCCTCAGAAGTTCATTGACCTGCTTAATCTGTGCTACTCTGAGCAGGAGTCAGACAATCCAAG GTTTCTCCTGCACCTGTCATGTCCATCTCCAGCGCTCGAAGGCCCCGCGAACTTCAGCGTTGTAGAGACAAATGCATTCAAACACCTGAATCACTTGTCTTTACGGCTCGCTCAAGGCTCGGACAAGGAGGTCAAAGACTATCTGGCAGTGTGTCTCTCATCTCTGAAG gcagagaaacagaccCTAGAGATGAAGCTGAAGAAGACTGAGGATGATCTGTCCAGGCAGCTGAGTTATGCTCAACAG ACTCTGTCTGAGAAGACCAAAGAGTTGGACAAACTGCGCTCAGAGTGGACCAGTCAAAGCAGCTCTCTGTCCAGCCGCCATTGTCAGGAGttacaggtagagagagagaaggctcTGGAG ctgcagagcaagcttcagcagcagaatgAGCAGCTCCGTCAGGACCTGGAGAGCGCTCACAAGAAGAGCAGCCAGCAGCTTCACAGCAGACTGACAGAGCTGGAGGCCTCCTGCAGAgagctgacagagaggaaataCAAGAACGAGTCCGTCATCAGAGACCTGAAGATTAAACTAGTGAGCGCAGAGGAG GAGTGCCAGCGTTCGAAGCAGCAGGTCCTGTCCCTTAGGAAGGAGAATAGCGCTTTGGACACAGAGGTCCATGAGAAGGAGCGTTTGGCGAGCCAGCTGCAGATGAGGGTGGCTGTTGTAGAACAGGAGATCAAAGATAAGGATCAGCTGATGCGTCGCACCAAAGAGGTGCTGGAAGCCACTCAGCAGCAGAAG GAATCAGTGGAAGAAAACGCTGAAAGTAAAGAACTGCAGATCAGAAAACTTGAAGCGACGGTGAAATCACTTTCTGAAGAGCTGATAAAG GCTAATGGAATCATTAAAAAGCTGCAGGGGGAGGTCCGAGGCCTGgttggaaaaataaaagtgaaaaacacgGTGACTGTGTCACAGGAGAAGGTCCTCCAGGAGACGTCAGAAAAACTTCAGAATGTTGAGAAGGATCTACAGAGCGCCCAGCAGCAGCTCGTCACCAAGGACGAGCAG GTTACCAAACTGAAGGAGCAGTGGGAAATGACAGTACAGAAGctaaatgaaagcaaagaagtattaaaaacaaatgagaacG TGATAAGTTGGCTGAACAAGCAGCTAAATGAGAAGCAGCTGTCCAGAAATCCACAGTCCTCTGAGCCTTTGGAGAATCCTTCAGTTTTATCCACAACACCTGGACTAAAG GCACAGTTTTACCCTCAGACAGGAAAACCTGCTGTAACTCTGgggacagctgctgctgaacagagAGCCGTGCAGCCAGCCAACAGACAGAT GGGAGACTACGCAGGTCTGGACTCTAAGTACTTTGAGAGGAGAGATGATAGCATCCCAATCTACGGCCTGTCGTCTAATTTGCTTCACAGAG AGCTCCCGCAGAGAACGAAGCCTCCTGTAGCTTCTGCTTACTTCTCTGCGTGA